CCCGGCGGTTCGTTCATCTGACCGTAGACGAGCGACGCCTTCTCGATGACGCCCGACTCCTTGAACTCGAGCCAGAGGTCGTTGCCCTCGCGCGTGCGCTCGCCGACGCCCGCGAAGACCGAGTAGCCGGAGTGTTCGGTGGCGATGTTGCGGATCAGCTCCTGCATGAGGACGGTCTTGCCGACGCCCGCGCCGCCGAAGAGGCCGATCTTGCCGCCGAGCGGGAACGGGCAGAGCAGGTCGATGACCTTGAGCCCGGTCTCGAACTGCTTGATCGTGGTCGACTGATCTTCCAGCTTCGGCGGGTCGCGGTGGATCGGCATGCGCTTGTCGCATTTGACCGGCCCGCCCTCGTCCACGGGCTCGCCGACCACGTTCACGATCCGGCCGAGCGTGCCCGCGCCGACCGGCACCGAGATCGCGGCCCCGGTGTTCTTCACCGGCATTCCGCGCACCAGACCGTCGGTGGTGTCCATCGCGATGCAGCGAACGTGATTCTCGCCGAGGTGCTGGGCGACCTCGATCACGAGATTGTCGGGTCGCGCATCGATCGCCGGGTTGCTGATGGTTAGCGCGTTGTACACCTCGGGGAGTTTCCCGGGGGGGAACTCCACGTCCACGACCGCGCCAAGCACCTGCAGAATCCGTCCATCGCTCATTCTCGTCTCTCCTACAGCGCCTCGGCGCCGGCCACGATCTCGGTCAGCTCCGTGGTGATCTGCGACTGCCGCGCCTTGTTCATCTCGAGCGTCAAGCTGCGAATCAGCTCGCGCGTGTTCTCGGTCGCGCTGTCCATCGAAGTCATTCGCGCGCCATGCTCGCTCGCGGCGTTCTCGAGCAGCGCACGCAGCACCATGAACTCGATCACGCTCGGCAGCACGCGCGCGAGCAGCGACGCAGCATCCGGCTCGATCTCGTAGGCGACGGCCGGCTCCTTCCCGGTCGCCTCCGGGAGCGCGGAAAGCACCGGAATGGCGGTCACGCGCGTCGGGACCTGTGTGAGCGCAGAGACGAAGCGGCCGTAGACGAAGATCGTCTCGTCGCTCGCGCCGGACAGGTAGCGCTCGATCAGGTACGAGGCGATCTCGTGCGCGACGGCCGGTGTCGGGACCGGGAGTCCGATCCATGAGCGGGGGATGTCGATGCGGCGGCGGCGGAAGAAGTCGCGCCCGCGCCGGCCGACCGGGATCACGGAGATCGATTCGGCTCCGTCGATCCGCTCGCCGATCACGGCGAGCGCCTGCTTGATCACGTTCGAGTTGAACGCGCCGCACAGCCCGCGGTCGCTGGTGACGACGACCACGTCGAGCTTTCGCACCTGCTCGCGCGGCGAGAGCAGCGGGTTCACGTCGGCCTCGATGCCGCCGGCCAGCGCGGAGAAGATCTCCGTGAGCTTGGCGCCGTAGGCCCGCGAGGCCTCGGCCGCCTGCTGCGCCCGCGCGAGCCGCGCCGCAGAGATCATCTTCATCGCCGAAGTGATCTTCTGCGTCTTCTGGATCGCGACGACGCGGCTCTTGATCTCGCGGATGGTGGCCACGGCCGGCTACGCCTGGGTGCTGCTCGGCTGGAAGGTCTTGCCGAACACGAGCAGAGCTTCATCGAGCTTCGTCCTGACCTGGTCCGAGAGTGCGCCGGTCGACTTGATCTCGGCCAGCACTTCGGGATGGCGCTGGCGCAGGAACGCGGTGACCTCGTCCGCGTAGCGCGCGATGTCCTCGGTCGGGTAGTTGCGCACGAACGACGCGCTGCCGTCGGCGCGCGGGGTCGCCGCGTAGATCTGGATCACCTGCTCCTCGACCGGCAGCGGCACGTACTGCCCCTGGCGCAGCATCATCGTCAGACGCTGGCCGTTCGCGAGCTGCTCCTGCGTCGCGCGGTCGAGGTCGCTGCCGAATTGCGCGAAGGCCTCGACCTCGCGGTACTGTGCGAGCGTCGTGCGCAGCGTGCCGGCGACGGCCTTCATCGCCTTGACCTGCGCGCTCGAGCCGACGCGCGAGACGGAGATGCCCGCGTTCATCGCCGGCCGCTGACCGGAATTGAACAGACCCGTCTCGAGGAAGATCTGCCCGTCGGTGATCGAGATGACGTTGGTCGGGATGTAGTCCGAAACGTCGTTCGCCTGCGTCTCGATGATCGGAAGCGCCGTCAGGCTGCCGCCGCCCTCGCTCGCGCTCATCTTCGCGGCGCGCTCGAGCAGCCGCGAGTGCAGGTAGAAGACGTCACCCGGGTACGCCTGCCGTCCCGGCGGGCGGCGCAGCAGCAGCGAGAGCTGCCGGTACGCGGTCGCATGCTTGGAGAGATCGTCGTAGATGATCACCGCGTGCTTGCCGCTGTCGCGGAACCACTCGCCCATCGTGCAACCGGTGTAGGGGGCGATGTACTGCAGCGGCGCCGGATCCGCGGCGCCCGCGGAGACCACGATGGTGTAGTCCATCGCTCCCTGCTCGGTCAGTTTCTGGACCACCTGCGCGACGGTCGACTGCTTCTGGCCGATCGCGACGTAGATGCAGAACACATCCGTGTTCTTCTGGTTGATGATCGTGTCGAGTGCGATCGCCGTCTTACCGGTCTGGCGATCGCCGATGATCAGCTCGCGCTGTCCGCGCCCGATCGGCGTCATCGCGTCGATGCACTTGAGCCCGGTCTGGAGCGGCTCCTTCACCGGCTGGCGCTTCACGATGCCCGGAGCCTTGATCTCGACCAAGCGCGACTCGGTCGATTTGATCTCGCCCTTGCCGTCGATCGGCTCGCCGAGCGCGTTCACGACCCGGCCGCACATCGACTCACCGACGGGAACCTGCATGATCTCGCCGAGGCGCTTCACCAGGTGCCCCTCGCGGATCTGCCCGCCGGTGCCCATCAGCGCGATGCCGACGTTGTCGTCCTCGAGGTTCAGCACGAGACCCCGCACGCCGCCGGCGAACTCGACCAGCTCTCCGGCCATTGCGTTGGCGAGTCCGTAGACGCGCGCGATGCCGTCGCCGACGGAGAGCACGGTTCCGGTTTCGGCGATGTCGACTTCGCGGTCGTAGTCGCGGATCTGCCGCCGGATGATCTCGCTGATCTCCGCTGCCTTGATCTTCATGTCACGGGCCCTTTCCTGAGAGTTTCGCCGAGAATGCCGAGCTGGGTGCGGATGCTGCCGTCGAGCAGCAGATCGCCGACTCGCGCGACGATGCCACCGATCAGTGTTGGGTCGATCTCGACCGAGAGAGTCACGCTCGCGTTCACTCGTCGGGAGATCGCCTGCCGCAGCTGCTCTTCCGCATCGGGTGCGAGCGGCCGCGCGCTCTTGACGCGGGCCTCCACGCGGCCGGCCTCGGAATCGACGAGCGCGCGCAGCTCGTCGCGGATCGCGAAGAGCAGCGGCATCCGGTTGTGGTCGACGAGCAGCTCGCTCACCACCAGCACCTGCTGCGAGATGCCCAGCCGTTCCGAGAGCGCCTGGATCAACGCCTTGCGCTCGGTCCTCGGATGGATCGGCGTGAGCAGAACGTGCTGGAGTTCGGAGCTGTCCGAAATCTCCTGCGCGAGCGTGGTGAGCTCGTCGAGCAGCTGCCTGCGGGCGGCCGCATCCTGGCCGAGTCCGAAGACGGCTTGCGCGTAGCGCCGCGCGATCTCCCCGCCGCCGATCAAGTTCGCCTCTCGATCTGCTGGACGAACTCACCGACCAGGCGACGGTCGTCGTCCGGGGTCATCCCTTCGCGAAGGATCTCGGCGGCGAGGCTCGTGGCGAGCTGCGCGGCCTCCGCCTGTAGCTCGCGGCGCGCGCGCGCGATCTCCTGATCGGCGGCCCGGCGCGCCTCCTGACGGATCCGCTCGGCCGCGAGCGTCGCGCGCTCCATCGCGAGCGCACGCTCGGACTCGGCCTGCTCGCCGGCGAGGCGGAGGAACTCCTCGTGCTCCGCGCTCGCTCGCGCGAGCCGGGCGTTCAACTCGGCGGT
This Deltaproteobacteria bacterium DNA region includes the following protein-coding sequences:
- the atpH gene encoding ATP synthase F1 subunit delta, which produces MIGGGEIARRYAQAVFGLGQDAAARRQLLDELTTLAQEISDSSELQHVLLTPIHPRTERKALIQALSERLGISQQVLVVSELLVDHNRMPLLFAIRDELRALVDSEAGRVEARVKSARPLAPDAEEQLRQAISRRVNASVTLSVEIDPTLIGGIVARVGDLLLDGSIRTQLGILGETLRKGPVT
- the atpG gene encoding ATP synthase F1 subunit gamma; the protein is MATIREIKSRVVAIQKTQKITSAMKMISAARLARAQQAAEASRAYGAKLTEIFSALAGGIEADVNPLLSPREQVRKLDVVVVTSDRGLCGAFNSNVIKQALAVIGERIDGAESISVIPVGRRGRDFFRRRRIDIPRSWIGLPVPTPAVAHEIASYLIERYLSGASDETIFVYGRFVSALTQVPTRVTAIPVLSALPEATGKEPAVAYEIEPDAASLLARVLPSVIEFMVLRALLENAASEHGARMTSMDSATENTRELIRSLTLEMNKARQSQITTELTEIVAGAEAL
- a CDS encoding F0F1 ATP synthase subunit alpha: MKIKAAEISEIIRRQIRDYDREVDIAETGTVLSVGDGIARVYGLANAMAGELVEFAGGVRGLVLNLEDDNVGIALMGTGGQIREGHLVKRLGEIMQVPVGESMCGRVVNALGEPIDGKGEIKSTESRLVEIKAPGIVKRQPVKEPLQTGLKCIDAMTPIGRGQRELIIGDRQTGKTAIALDTIINQKNTDVFCIYVAIGQKQSTVAQVVQKLTEQGAMDYTIVVSAGAADPAPLQYIAPYTGCTMGEWFRDSGKHAVIIYDDLSKHATAYRQLSLLLRRPPGRQAYPGDVFYLHSRLLERAAKMSASEGGGSLTALPIIETQANDVSDYIPTNVISITDGQIFLETGLFNSGQRPAMNAGISVSRVGSSAQVKAMKAVAGTLRTTLAQYREVEAFAQFGSDLDRATQEQLANGQRLTMMLRQGQYVPLPVEEQVIQIYAATPRADGSASFVRNYPTEDIARYADEVTAFLRQRHPEVLAEIKSTGALSDQVRTKLDEALLVFGKTFQPSSTQA
- a CDS encoding ATP synthase F0 subunit B, which codes for MRRSLPMSIWCAALAAVPALAAASSAEHGEAGLDWSYFFFHALGLAILLGVIAYFSREPLKAFMLDRSDGIRRQIQDAEAALAAARVETAELNARLARASAEHEEFLRLAGEQAESERALAMERATLAAERIRQEARRAADQEIARARRELQAEAAQLATSLAAEILREGMTPDDDRRLVGEFVQQIERRT